DNA sequence from the Acidobacteriota bacterium genome:
AGTGCGATCGGTACGCTGACCATTAACAGGGTGACACCGGTCGTTGTCTGGGCGCCGCCAGCGGCGATCACGTCGGGGACGGCGCTGAGCGGCACGCAGTTGAATGCAACAGCCAGTGTGCTGGGCTCGTTCGTTTACGCTCCGCCTGCGGGCACGGTACTTCCCGCCGGAGCTGGACAGACGCTTTCGGTGAGTTTCTTCCCATCGGACGCAGTCAACTACGCTAGCGCGGGCACCGCTGTCACGATTGACGTCACGCCGCCGGCTCCTGTGGACTCGGGCGTAATCCAGGTGTTCGTGCCAGGAACCGCGGGCGGCACGGTGAACACCAATCTCGGGGGGGCTGGAGGCACAGCCCCTGTCGACGGCCCCTTCCTAAACGCTGGCGATTCGGTCAGCGTAACGGCGACGGGAAGCGTCGGCTGGTACAACACGGAAACCGGTAACGCGGGAGCCGGTAACGCGCCCCCAGACGGTGTCCACAACATCGTCGGCTGCGACCATCCGTTCTTGTCTCCCTGTTCGAATGGGACTCCGGGAATCTCGCTCATCGCAAGGATCGGCTCCGGTCCGTGGCAATTCGTCGGTTCGGGCCCGACGCTCCTCACCGCAAGTGCGGCCGGAATCCTGCAATTCGCCGTCAACGACAGTGACTACAAGGACAATGGCGGCGGGTGGAATGTCGCGGTGGCCCCCTTCCCCACCGGCGGACTTGTCAGCCTGTGGCGTGCGGATGGCAGCGCCGGCGACAGCTTCGGCGGCAGCACCGGCTCCCTGGTGGGCGGGGCGTCGTTTGCCCAGGGTCGAGTCGGTCAGGCGTTCAATTTCGCCAACCGCAGCTATCCCGACAACCAGTTTGTCCTGCTGGGCGATCCACCCAGCCTGCGCCTTTCGAGCGCGGGCACGATCTCGGCCTGGATCAACCCGGCCGGGCCTGGCCTTGGCTACGACAGTTTCCGCGAGGGTGGCATTACGGACGAAGGCGGCATCATCGTCAACAAGGAGGACTCGTACGAAGTGGCGCGATTCGCCGACGGCACCATCCGGTGGGCGTTCAACGGAGACCCCTGTTGGTGCTGGATCAACACTGGGGTCGTCGCGCCCGAGAACGGGTGGACTCACGTCGTGGTGACCTATGATGCGGGGCTCATCAAGACCTACATCAATGGGGCGCTGCGCCACACGCACCTACCGGTGGGGCAGGGCGGCACGATTGCCGCCTCGGTCGGACAGTTCCGCATCGGCGGTCGCCAATACAGCGACACGCTGGGCCGCGATTATCGGCAGAACTTTGACGGCAAGATTGACGAGGTAGCGGTCTACAACCGCGCGCTGACGGCGGGCGAAGTCCTCAGATTGTTTAACGCGGCGCCGTGAACGCCGACGCCACAGCCTCGGCAGGGTTGCGTTAGCGCACGCGCTTGCGCGCATCGGCGACGAGACCCCCGGTCTCGTCGCCTTTTTCTTTGATCTTGAGGAACGCCGCGAAACTCTCCTTCGCGGCGGGGCTCTTCAGCCCGTCCTGCGCAAGCCCCTGGTAGTAAAGCAGCTGCGGGAAGTAGTGATAGGTCGGCCAGTCGTCGAGCCCCACGGCGGTCGCCTCGCCGCGGCGTTTGATCGCGACGTCAAGTTCTGACGTGGCCTCGGTGAACTGCTCGAGCGCGATGTAGGCGCGCGCCAACAGCACGCGACCCGGCCAGGTGTCCGCGAGCTTCTGCGCCTCGCGCGCGTGATCGAGCGCCGCGCGAGCCTGGTTGCGCGCCAGGCTCGCCTCGGCACGCAGCAAGTACGCATAGGCCTGGGGATCGGCGTCGATCTTGTTCGCCAGGCCATCGGCGATCTTGATGGCCGCGGCCGCCTTGCCCGTCCGCGCCAGGATCAGGCCTGCCGGCAGCGCTACGCTGTCGCTGGCAGCCACCGCCTGCTCGGCGGCCTTCGCGGCGGAGGCAGCATCGTCCTGCGCCAGATACGCGGCGGCGAGTGCCACGTGCTTGTGCGCGACACCGGTCGTGTTCTTGGCCGCCGTGTCCGCCGCGATACCCTCGTTCAAGACAGCGATGGCGTCCCTGGTACGACCCTCGTACAGCGCCACGTCGGCCAATCCCGCCGCCGCGAACGAGGCGCCCGCGGGCGACACCCCCTTTAACTTCTCGAACGTCTTGATCGCGTCGGCGGGTCGGCCGAGTCCCAATTCCGACAGGCCGCGCGCCACAAACGCCTTCACGAACAGCGGATTGACCTTCAATACCTCATCGCTTTCTGCGATCGCGGTCTCGAACTGGGCCGCGTACATCGCGTAGAGCGCCAGATTCGATCGCGCCCCGACGCTGCGCGACAGGTTGACGGCCTTGCGGCCCTGCTCGAGGGCCTGCTCCATGTTGCGCTCGTAGAAGCGGGCCAGCGCGAGATTCTCCTGCCCGACGCGGTCGCCAGGAAACGCCTGGACCAACGCCGTGTATTCCTTGATGGCCTCCGGCGCCTTGCGCGCGAACAAATAGTAGCTGCCGCGCGTGCGGTACTTCTCGCGATCGGTCATGCGATCGATGCGCGACAGCGCTTGGTTGTAGAACTGTTCGGCCTCGTCGGTCCGGCCGAGATTCGCCATCTGCGCGGCCGCCCCCGAGTAGGCGCGGCCCATGTCGGGGTCGAGCCTGATCGTTTCCTTGAATTGCTCGATGGCCTCTTCGCGCTTGCCCGCCGCCTGCAACTCCTGACCCTTCGCGTACGCGCGCGCGGCCTCGAGGCTCGCGGCCGTGAACGTCTCGCTGGCCGCCGGGCCGTCTTCCGGTACCGCCGTATCACCAAGCGCCGTGCGGACCTTGCCGGCGAGGGCGCCCACGGTTTCGAGCATCGATGCTTTGCTGCTCGCGTCCGCCTCGAGTGTGTGCAGCGGCGCACCATCCGTACTGCCGGAGCCAAGCGCCCGGGCGGTAATATGAAATCCGGAGCCGCGCGCCTCGACCGTACCGGCCAAGACCAGGCCCACACCCTCGCGCACGGCCACGAGCCGGGCCGTCTTCTCATCGAGCCGATCGCCCAGCTTGGCCGCCGCCGCCGCCCGCAAGGCGTCGCGCCTGGGAAAGGCGGTGATGAACGAGGCGCCCTCAATGCCGAGGCCGAGCGCCTGCTCGACCACGCCGTCAAACACGGTATCGCCGGTCTTGTTCTCGAAGTCGGCAATCAGCACCGATACCGGCTCCTTCGGCGCGGCGTCCGACGGCGCCGCGCTTCGGCCGCTCAGCAGCCATCCGCCGAGACCGGCAATGGCCACGAGCGCCACGCCCGCCACGGCCAGTTGCCACTTCGGCCGCCCGGGCGCGGCCACGGCCGCCACGGGTCCCGTGCCCGTCGCGGTGGACGGCCGCTCGTGTCCGTCTGGCGTGAGCGACTCCAGGACGGCGACGAGTTCAGCGGTGGTCGCAAAGCGCGCGTCGGGGGAGGTCTGCAGGCACCGCGTCACGACGCTGCTCATCGCCTCTGGCACGTCGTCCTTGAGCGCCCGGGGCGGGGGCGGCGGCTGCTGCAGGCGGCCGAGCAACTCCGACATCGCGTTGTCGCGGTTGGCGAGGCGATGACGGCCCACCAACATGTCGTAGACCATCAGGCCGAACGCGTACTGGTCCGTCCGCTGGTCCACCTTCTTGCCCTGCGCCTGCTCGGGCGCCATGTATTCGAGCGTGCCGATCACGGCGCCGGCCGCCGTTTGCGTGGCGCCGCTCTCCACCGAGCGCGCGATGCCGAAGTCCATGATGAGGGCGGTGCCGCCGCCGTCCTCATCCTTCTCGATCATGATGTTCTCGGGCTTCAGGTCGCGATGCACCACGCCCTTGTCGTGCGCGGCCTGCAGGCCCTGCGCCACCTGCCGCGCCCAGGTCATCACCCGCGGCACCGACAACGCCCCTTCCCGCCGCATCAGTTGCGCCAGCGTCTCCCCCTCGACGAACGGCATCGTCAGGTACTTGATGCCGTTGATCTCGCCGAGGTCGTGGATGCGGACGACGTACTTGTGGGTGATCTGGCGCGCGAGCACGAGCTCGCGCTTGAAGCGCTGCTCGAGGTCCTTCGCGGCCGTGGCGTCGGACTGTGCCGCCGGGCGGATGACCTTGATGGCCACGGCCACGCCCAGCTCATGGTCAAAGGCCTGGTATACGGCGCCCATGCCGCCGGCGCCGAGCAGCCGGATGATCGTGTAGCGCGGGCCCACCTGCTCGCCGGCCTGGAAAGGACCATCGCCCGGCCTGATCGGGGGGCGCGGCGACGTGCTGTCGAGCGACGTCACCATGCCAGTGGGTGACATGGTCGGCGCGTCGGCAATCGGAGTCACGCCACCGAGGTTGGTCTCCGCCTCCGCAGCGTTACGCGTGCCGACCGAAGCCGCCGGAGCGGCGAAGGTGGGCGTGGGCGTGAGAATGGTGACCGGAGCGTCGCCGGAGGGCCTGAAGGACGGGTCGCCCAGCTGGGTGCCGCAACTGGGGCAGAACCCGGCGCCAGGCGGCACCACTCGGCCGCACTTGACACACGTCGGGCTGGAGGAACGGTCAATCATGGCAGTGTGTTGGCGCGCTCATTATCGCGCACCTTGCACAGTATTTCGTCGACCATCCCGGCCCGCCCTACCAGCCCGACCGGCCTACTTGGCCTTGATGTCGTAGGCGTAGACGTTGTCCTGGTCGCGGATGATGAGCAGCCCGCCGCTGATGATGGGGTGGCTCCACGTCGAGAGGCCGCTCTGCTGGGCCAGCGTGAAGCGGCCGTGCTCCCGGTAGCCGGCCGGCGACGCCTCCGCCAGCCCGACGACCCCGCCTTCGCTGTAGAGATAGAGGCGCTGGTCCGCGAAGATCAACGAGCCCTTGCCAACGCTGCGATCGCGCCACGCCATGACGCCGGTATCGAACTTGAGCGCGGTGAGGATGCTGCTGGAGAAGCCGTACAGGTGGTCGCCGATCAGTACCGAGCTGGCGTGGTGGTTGCGCATGTCGCGCGTGAAGTAGAGCTCGTTGGCCGAGGCCAGGTTGCCGGCGGCGCGGATGTCGAGCAGCGCCGCGCCGGTGCCGTAGTCGGACGACACGAACACGCGCGTGCCGAGAACAATGGGGGTGGCCACGTTGGCGGTGCCGTTGGCGGCCTTGTGGTGCGACCACAGCAGCCGCCCGTCGCGCGGGTCCACCGCCAGCGTGCGCGAGCCGGTGAAGAAAATCACCTGGTTGAGGCTGCCGGTGCGCATCAACATCGGCGACGAGTAACCCGCCTCGTCTCCGTGGCTCTGCCACAAGGTGGCGCCGTCCGCTTTCGCAATCGCAACGATTGAGGCGCGCGGGCCGCCGGCGTTCACGAGAATGCGGTCGCCGACAACCAAGGGCGATTCGCTGTAGCCCCAGTACGGATTGCGGCCGCCGAACTTCTGGATCAGGTTGATCGACCAGAGCTTGTTGCCGGTCGCGTGTTCGAGGCACGTCAGGTCGCCGCTGCCGCCGAGCACATACAGCCGGTCGCCCTCGATGGTGGGCGTGCTGCGCGGGCCGTCGCCGCGATCGTTCTCGTAACGCCGGCCGTTGTGGTATTCCCACACCTTCTTGCCGGTGGCGCGATCAAACGCCATGACGTACTCGTTGCCGCCGCGCGCGCCCAGCGTGAAGAGGCGTCCGCCAGACGCCGAGAACGACGAGTAGCCGTTGCCGGCCCCGCTGGTGCGCCACACCTGCGGCGGCCCGGCCTTGGGCCACGATTGCAGCAGGCCCGTTTCCTGCGAGATGCCGTCGCGATCCGGCCCACGCCACTGGAACCACTCGGCCGGTGCCTGAGCCTGCGTCCAGACCGATGGCGCGAGTGCCAGCATCCCAACAACCACGATCGTCCACAGTCGAGCTGTCATCAGTGGCCTCACTTGCCTTTCATCCGCAGATTACGCCGATAACGCCGATTTGTTTCACGTGTAAGACGCCGGATGAGGCCCAGGCGGTCGGTCGACGAGCGGCGAAATCTGCGGACAAGACCATCGCAAAACGATCTGTTACGATCTGCCTCGTGAAACCAGCAGCATTTGTCGGAGCCGGAGTGGCGATTCTCGTCGGGGTGGGCATCGTGTTCATGGGCCGAAGAGAGCCGGAGCCGGCTCCGGCCGCAGCGCCCGTGACGGCGGCACCGGCGCCGGCGGCCCGAAAGGCTGAGCCGCCACCACCCGCGCCGGCCGCCGAGCCCGCCGCGCCGCGCGCCGCTGCGCCCAGAAAAACCGCGCCCGCTCCGGCGCCCGTCGTCGAGGCGGCGCCGACCCTGGCCACGCTCAGGCTCGAGTCGGATGTGCCGGGCGCCTCGGTGTTCATCGATCGCCAGTTCGTCGGCACCACCCCGCTCACCCTCGACAAGCTCGCGCCCGGCAGCAAGCAGGTGCAGCTCACGGCCGATGGGTTCGACAGCGTGCAGCGAACCGTCGAGCTGGCGGCCGGGCCGAACGCGGTCACCGTCCGCATCAAGGAAGTCCGCCTCGACGCGAAGGTCCCGGTGGTGCACAAGCACGCCATGGGCTCGTGCAACGGCATGTTGTCGGCGACCGTTGACGGCCTCAAGTACCAGACCGACAACAAGGGCGACGCGTTCACCCTGACTTATGCCCAGGCCGAACAGTTCGCGGTCGATTACCTGCAGAAGAACCTGCGGGTGAAGCAGCGGGGCGGCAAGACCTGGAACTTCACTGACAAGAATGACAACGCCGATGCCCTGTTCGTGTTCCACCGCGAGGTCGAGGCCGCGCGCAAGAAATTGGCAGAAGGCTACACGCCCGTCAGGTAACCCTCGGCTTTACCGCAGCATTCTCTCCAATTAACGTAATTTAACAGGCGGCACCACCTTTGCTACTCTTGACCCCATGAAACGCATCTTCCTGTTCCTGGCGACCAACATCGCCGTCATGATCACGCTGTCGATCGTGCTCAGCTTGCTGGGGTTCAGCGGCTACCTCACGCCGACAGGTCTCGACTACTCGGCCCTGATGGTCTTCAGCCTCGTGTGGGGCATGGCCGGCGCGTTCATCTCGCTGCAGATGTCGCGCTGGATGGCCAAGCGGGCCATGGGCGTCCAGCTCGTCGATGGCAAAAGCGGCCAGGCCGAGCTCGACTGGCTGCACCAGACCGTCGCCAACCTGGCGCGCAAGGCCGGGCTGCCGATGCCGGAAGTCGGCATCTACGACTCGCCGGAAGTGAACGCCTTCGCCACCGGCCCGAGCAAAAAGCGCAGCCTGGTCGCCGTCTCGACCGGCCTGCTCCGCTCGATGCGCCGTGAAGAAGTGGAAGGCGTGCTCGCGCACGAAGTCGCCCACATCCAGAACGGCGACATGGTCACGCTGACGCTGATCCAGGGCGTGGTGAACGCCTTCGTGATGTTCTTCTCCCGCATCGTCGCCAACATCGTCCGGCAGATGGTCGACGAGAAGATTTCGACCCTGGTGTTCTTCGTCACGACGATCGTGTTCGACATCTTGTTCGGCATTCTCGGCTCGATGGTGGTGGCGTGGTTCTCGCGCGCGCGCGAGTTCCGGGCCGACGCCGGCGGCGCGCAGCTGGCCGGCAAGGCCAACATGATCGGCGCCCTGCAGCGGCTGATGCAGAACAAGGACATGGTCGACACCTCGCAGCCCCAGCTGGCGACCATGAAGATTTCAGGCGCCCAGAGCGGGTTCATGGCGCTCATCTCGACCCACCCGCCGCTGGAAGTTCGCATCGCCGCCCTACAGAAGGCTCAGATTCTGTAAAAAGGGACCTGCTCCCCTTTTACGGTTTGCGTAAGAATAGGAGGAGCGAAAGCTCCTCCTATGGTTTCTGAAACAGTCCAGGCTGAAGGCCACCTGATCGACTCGGGCAATTTCCAGTCGATTCTCACCACCATTGTCGAACACGGGTCTGAATACGAGATCCTCCGCTTCGACGTCGGCCGCAAGAACGAAGAAGGCTCCCACCTCACCCTGCGGCTGACCGCCGACACGCCGGCACGGCTCCAGGACCTGCTGGCCCGCCTGTCGGTGTTTGGCTGTTACGTCGAGGGCACGCCCGACGTGTTGTTGCGGGAAGCCGACATGGACGGCGCCGTCCCGGAAGATTTCTATTCGACCACCAATCACCGCACCGCGGTGTTCACCGGTGGCGCCTGGGTGACGGCCGAGCGCCAGCGGATGGATGCCGTGCTGGTGGTTGACGGAGGCCGCGTCGCGTGCCGCAAGCTGCGCGACGTCCGCAAGGGCGACCGCATTGTCTGCGGCATGCAGGGCATTCGCGTCGCGCCCGACGTGCAGCAGCGCGACAAGCCCAGCTTCGGCTTCATGAGCAACGAGGTGTCGTCCGAGCGACGGGTCGAGACCGTCGTGGCCCGCATCGCCGACATGATGCGGCAGGTCAAGGCCACCGGCGGCCGGATCGCGTTCGTGGCCGGGCCGGTGGTGGTGCACACCGGCGGATCACAGTACTTCTGCGAGCTCGTCCGCCTGGGCTACGTTGACGCGCTGCTCGCGGGCAACGCCCTCGCCGTGCACGACATCGAGGTGGCCCTCTCAGGCACCTCGCTCGGCATCGACCTCAGCAGCGGCCACCCGGTGGAGCACGGCCATCGCAACCACATGCGCGCCATCAACGCCGTGCGCCGCGCCGGCGGCATCGGCGCGGCCGTCAAGTCCGGCGTCCTGACCTCCGGCGTCATGCACGCCTGCCATACCCACCACGTGCCGTACATCCTCGCCGGCTCGATCCGGGACGATGGTCCACTGCCCGAGACGATGATGGACCTGACGGCGGCGCAAGATGCGTACGGTGCCGCGCTGGCCGACATCGACGTGGTCGTCATGCTGTCGTCGATGCTGCACAGCATCGGCGTCGGCAACATGCTGCCGTCGTGGGTCAAGGTGATCTGCGTCGACATCAACCCCGCCGTCGTCACCAAGCTGTCGGACCGCGGGTCCACCCAGACAATTGGCGTCGTCACCGACGTGGGCTTGTTCCTCCACCAGTTGGCGGAACGTCTCAGACCTAACCACGAAGCACGCGAAGGGGACCCGAAGGACGCGAAGCATTAAACTTAGGTTTCTTCGAGTTCATCGTGGTTTCTTCGTGTCCTTCGTGGTTGCCTTATGCACAAAACACTCATCACGCCATCGACGCTGGCCCAGCACGTGAACGACCCGAGCTGGGTGATTATCGACTGCCGCTTCGACCTGACCGATCCCGCTAAGGGCGAGGCGCTGTATCGGGCCGGTCACATTCCGGGTGCGCGCTACGCCCACCTGGATCGGCAGTTGTCGGGTGAGAAGACCGGCACCAACGGACGCCATCCGCTGCCGACGCGAGAACAGATGGTCAAGAGCTTCAGTGAGCTCGGCATCGGCCCGCAGTGCCAGGTGGTGGCGTACGACGCCGACAGCAGCATGTATGCCGGACGGCTGTGGTGGATGTTGCGGTGGATGGGCCACGACGGCGTTGCGGTGCTCGACGGCGGATTGGCGCGGTGGCAGCGTGAAGGACACGCCGTCAAGGGCGGCGTCGAGCCGTCTGCCGCGGCGCAGTTCAAGGGTTCGCCGCGCCCGGGTTGGCGGCTGTCGGTGGACGAGGTGGCGCAGGGGCTCGGGACCCCGGCGCGGCTGCTGGTCGATTCGCGAACGCCCGAGCGGTATCGCGGCATTGGCGAGACGCTCGACAAGGTGGGCGGTCACATCCCCGGCGCGGCCAACTACTTCTTTCAGCAGAACCTGGCCGACGACAAGACCTTCAAGTCGCCGGAGGCGCTCAAGGCGCAGTGGGCCCCTATCCTGGAGGGACGGGATCCCAAGGAAGTGGTGGTCTATTGCGGTTCTGGCGTGACGGCCTGCCACAACCTGCTGGCGCTCGAACACGCCGGAATTCATGGCGTCAAGATTTTCCCGGGTTCCTGGAGCGAGTGGAGCGCCGACCCGGGCCGGCCGGTGGCCACGACCGAAGATTGACCTGGCCGCCAACCCTCGGCCGGGTCTTCCCGTCCAAGTCCCCATGACCCTTCGCATCCTGTTTACCCTGGCCATTCTGATTGGCCTCGCCGTGGCACCGTCCGCGCAAACCTTCCGCTGGGAGCCCAATCGCCGGACCGACGTCAGCGCCCAAGTGGAGCGCGCGCTCGAGCGGGCCGAGCGGCAGGTCGAGCGCCGCTGGCAGCAGATCGAGCAGCAATGGAAGCGCACCCTGCAGCGTTCGCTGAGGACGGGTGAACGCCAGGCGGCGCAAGCGGCGCGGATCGACCGCCAGGTCCGCCAGCGCGTCGAGCGCCAGGTCAACGCGCAGGTGCGCGCGGCCACCCGGTCGGCGGCCGGCTTCGGCTATCGATGGAACGACCGCTCGTTCCACTACGTCGGCCAGACCGGCACCGACGCCGATCCCTGCGCCGGCAGCCGCGAGTGGGATGACAACGACTATCGCCGGCACTGCGAAGTACGCGAATCGACCATGCCGGCCGGCCCGCTCACGGTGGATGCCGGCGCCAACGGCGGCATCACCGTCGAGGCGTGGGACCGCAACGAGATCCGCGTGCGCGCGGTCGTGACCGGCTCGGCCCGCACCGAAGAGCGCGCCCGCGAGATCGCCAACGGCGTGCAGGTGCAGTCGGGCGGCGGCCGCGTGTCGGCCACCGGGCCCGACCGGAACGAACGCCGCGAGTGGTGGTCGGTAAGCTACCGCATCAACGTGCCGCGCAGGAACGACCTTGACCTCAACGCGCGCAACGGCGGCATCACCATCACCGGCGTCAGTGGCAACCTTCGCTTCGACACCACCAACGGCGGCGTGCGACTCACCGACCTGGCCGGCCGCGTGAACGGCTCAACCCGCAACGGCGGCCTCACCGTGAGCCTTGGCGGCGATCGCTGGGACGGCGAGGGCATCGACGTGCAGACCAGCAACGGCGGCGTCACGCTGGCGGTTCCCGAGGGCTACAACGCGCAACTCGAGACCCGGACGGTGAACGGCGGCTTCCGCAGCGACATTCCGCTCACCATCCAGGGCGAGTTGTCCACGCGCCGCGGCATCTCGACGCAGCTGGGCTCGGGCGGTCCGACGGTCAGCGTGCGCACGACCAACGGCGGCGTGAAGATCGGCCGGCGGTGAGGC
Encoded proteins:
- a CDS encoding PEGA domain-containing protein produces the protein MKPAAFVGAGVAILVGVGIVFMGRREPEPAPAAAPVTAAPAPAARKAEPPPPAPAAEPAAPRAAAPRKTAPAPAPVVEAAPTLATLRLESDVPGASVFIDRQFVGTTPLTLDKLAPGSKQVQLTADGFDSVQRTVELAAGPNAVTVRIKEVRLDAKVPVVHKHAMGSCNGMLSATVDGLKYQTDNKGDAFTLTYAQAEQFAVDYLQKNLRVKQRGGKTWNFTDKNDNADALFVFHREVEAARKKLAEGYTPVR
- a CDS encoding sulfurtransferase, which gives rise to MHKTLITPSTLAQHVNDPSWVIIDCRFDLTDPAKGEALYRAGHIPGARYAHLDRQLSGEKTGTNGRHPLPTREQMVKSFSELGIGPQCQVVAYDADSSMYAGRLWWMLRWMGHDGVAVLDGGLARWQREGHAVKGGVEPSAAAQFKGSPRPGWRLSVDEVAQGLGTPARLLVDSRTPERYRGIGETLDKVGGHIPGAANYFFQQNLADDKTFKSPEALKAQWAPILEGRDPKEVVVYCGSGVTACHNLLALEHAGIHGVKIFPGSWSEWSADPGRPVATTED
- a CDS encoding TIGR00300 family protein — translated: MVSETVQAEGHLIDSGNFQSILTTIVEHGSEYEILRFDVGRKNEEGSHLTLRLTADTPARLQDLLARLSVFGCYVEGTPDVLLREADMDGAVPEDFYSTTNHRTAVFTGGAWVTAERQRMDAVLVVDGGRVACRKLRDVRKGDRIVCGMQGIRVAPDVQQRDKPSFGFMSNEVSSERRVETVVARIADMMRQVKATGGRIAFVAGPVVVHTGGSQYFCELVRLGYVDALLAGNALAVHDIEVALSGTSLGIDLSSGHPVEHGHRNHMRAINAVRRAGGIGAAVKSGVLTSGVMHACHTHHVPYILAGSIRDDGPLPETMMDLTAAQDAYGAALADIDVVVMLSSMLHSIGVGNMLPSWVKVICVDINPAVVTKLSDRGSTQTIGVVTDVGLFLHQLAERLRPNHEAREGDPKDAKH
- a CDS encoding protein kinase, translated to MIDRSSSPTCVKCGRVVPPGAGFCPSCGTQLGDPSFRPSGDAPVTILTPTPTFAAPAASVGTRNAAEAETNLGGVTPIADAPTMSPTGMVTSLDSTSPRPPIRPGDGPFQAGEQVGPRYTIIRLLGAGGMGAVYQAFDHELGVAVAIKVIRPAAQSDATAAKDLEQRFKRELVLARQITHKYVVRIHDLGEINGIKYLTMPFVEGETLAQLMRREGALSVPRVMTWARQVAQGLQAAHDKGVVHRDLKPENIMIEKDEDGGGTALIMDFGIARSVESGATQTAAGAVIGTLEYMAPEQAQGKKVDQRTDQYAFGLMVYDMLVGRHRLANRDNAMSELLGRLQQPPPPPRALKDDVPEAMSSVVTRCLQTSPDARFATTAELVAVLESLTPDGHERPSTATGTGPVAAVAAPGRPKWQLAVAGVALVAIAGLGGWLLSGRSAAPSDAAPKEPVSVLIADFENKTGDTVFDGVVEQALGLGIEGASFITAFPRRDALRAAAAAKLGDRLDEKTARLVAVREGVGLVLAGTVEARGSGFHITARALGSGSTDGAPLHTLEADASSKASMLETVGALAGKVRTALGDTAVPEDGPAASETFTAASLEAARAYAKGQELQAAGKREEAIEQFKETIRLDPDMGRAYSGAAAQMANLGRTDEAEQFYNQALSRIDRMTDREKYRTRGSYYLFARKAPEAIKEYTALVQAFPGDRVGQENLALARFYERNMEQALEQGRKAVNLSRSVGARSNLALYAMYAAQFETAIAESDEVLKVNPLFVKAFVARGLSELGLGRPADAIKTFEKLKGVSPAGASFAAAGLADVALYEGRTRDAIAVLNEGIAADTAAKNTTGVAHKHVALAAAYLAQDDAASAAKAAEQAVAASDSVALPAGLILARTGKAAAAIKIADGLANKIDADPQAYAYLLRAEASLARNQARAALDHAREAQKLADTWPGRVLLARAYIALEQFTEATSELDVAIKRRGEATAVGLDDWPTYHYFPQLLYYQGLAQDGLKSPAAKESFAAFLKIKEKGDETGGLVADARKRVR
- a CDS encoding DUF4097 family beta strand repeat-containing protein, producing the protein MTLRILFTLAILIGLAVAPSAQTFRWEPNRRTDVSAQVERALERAERQVERRWQQIEQQWKRTLQRSLRTGERQAAQAARIDRQVRQRVERQVNAQVRAATRSAAGFGYRWNDRSFHYVGQTGTDADPCAGSREWDDNDYRRHCEVRESTMPAGPLTVDAGANGGITVEAWDRNEIRVRAVVTGSARTEERAREIANGVQVQSGGGRVSATGPDRNERREWWSVSYRINVPRRNDLDLNARNGGITITGVSGNLRFDTTNGGVRLTDLAGRVNGSTRNGGLTVSLGGDRWDGEGIDVQTSNGGVTLAVPEGYNAQLETRTVNGGFRSDIPLTIQGELSTRRGISTQLGSGGPTVSVRTTNGGVKIGRR
- a CDS encoding PQQ-binding-like beta-propeller repeat protein, coding for MTARLWTIVVVGMLALAPSVWTQAQAPAEWFQWRGPDRDGISQETGLLQSWPKAGPPQVWRTSGAGNGYSSFSASGGRLFTLGARGGNEYVMAFDRATGKKVWEYHNGRRYENDRGDGPRSTPTIEGDRLYVLGGSGDLTCLEHATGNKLWSINLIQKFGGRNPYWGYSESPLVVGDRILVNAGGPRASIVAIAKADGATLWQSHGDEAGYSSPMLMRTGSLNQVIFFTGSRTLAVDPRDGRLLWSHHKAANGTANVATPIVLGTRVFVSSDYGTGAALLDIRAAGNLASANELYFTRDMRNHHASSVLIGDHLYGFSSSILTALKFDTGVMAWRDRSVGKGSLIFADQRLYLYSEGGVVGLAEASPAGYREHGRFTLAQQSGLSTWSHPIISGGLLIIRDQDNVYAYDIKAK
- the htpX gene encoding protease HtpX — protein: MKRIFLFLATNIAVMITLSIVLSLLGFSGYLTPTGLDYSALMVFSLVWGMAGAFISLQMSRWMAKRAMGVQLVDGKSGQAELDWLHQTVANLARKAGLPMPEVGIYDSPEVNAFATGPSKKRSLVAVSTGLLRSMRREEVEGVLAHEVAHIQNGDMVTLTLIQGVVNAFVMFFSRIVANIVRQMVDEKISTLVFFVTTIVFDILFGILGSMVVAWFSRAREFRADAGGAQLAGKANMIGALQRLMQNKDMVDTSQPQLATMKISGAQSGFMALISTHPPLEVRIAALQKAQIL